CTTTGGCCAATTTGGCTACAACCTAAAGTCGACCAAAACCTGGACATAGTATTCGATTCATCGCCTGAACAGATAGAAGCGGCTATAAAGCAATACCCTGAATCAAAAGCAGTTTTTGTAACAAGCCCTACGTACAACGGAATAACAACTAACCTGGCAAAAATAGCCGAGATCTGCCATGAAAACGGAAAAGTACTATTGGTCGATGAAGCTCACGGAGCTCATTTAAGGTTCCACTCAAACCTGCCGGTTTCCGCCACAGAAGTAGGCGCTGATCTCTGTGTTCAATCCACGCACAAAATGCTGTCTGCCTTGTCCCAGGGTTCTGCCCTTCATTTCAATTCTGAATTACTTGATATAAAACGCGTAAAAAAAATAGTATCACTTTACCAGACAACCAGCCCGAATTATTTGATCCTTGCAAGTTTAGACCTGGCGCGCAGACAAGCTGTACTTCAGGGCGAACAAATGCTTGATAAGGTTATAAAAGCCGCAGAATACGGCAGAAAAAGAATAAACCAGTTAAAAAGCTATTCCTGTTTCACAAGACAAGAGATAAATAAACACGGCTTTGACCTCGATGTAACAAAATTAACCATAAATGTGACCCGGACAGGATTTTCCGGTTACTATATTGCGGATATTTTAGCAAAAGAGTATAATATCCAAGTTGATTGTGCAGACATCTTCAATTTAATAGCGATTATGGGAATAGGCTCAGACTTAAGCGACGTAAAAACCCTTGTCGATGCCCTTACGGACATAGAACAAAAATACCACGGACATCAGGAAAACTGGATATTACAGATACCTTCACTACCTACTGAAATGGTCATGATGCCAAGAGAGGTTTTTTTGTCAAGAAAAACCAAGCGTGTACATATAACTAAGGCTGCAGGCCAGATCGCAGCCCAGACACTTACTCCATACCCTCCAGGAATACCCATTTTGATACCCGGTGAAAGAATAACAAAAGAAATATGTGATTATCTTATGGACTTATCCGCAAAAGATATAAGGATAAGCGGGCAGGAAACAGAAGAACTTCGCACAATTAAAGTAGTCGCATCACATTAGTGATATATCTTGCCGATGTGGTAATAATAAAAAGGGAGATAAAACAACAATGAACCAGACAGAGCTGAAAAAGCTAAGGAAATTATTACTTGAAAAAAGAGATGACCTGACTCAGGTCGTAAAAAGCAAAAAGGAAAGAGACCTGCAGGACGTAGAAATCGGAGATGAAATAGACAGCGCATCTCAATCCGTGGAGAAAGAAATACTTTTTGAGTTGACAGACAATGAAAAGGTGATGCTCGACAACATTGAATCAGCCCTAAGCCGTATTGAGAAGGGAACCTTTGGGAAATGCGAGTCCTGTGGGCAGAAAATAGCGATACCGAGGCTTGAAGCACTTCCGTGGGTCAGATATTGCATAAGCTGTCAGGCAAAAACGGAAAAGGCGTAAAAAGCAGGGGATAGGGGCAAGGGTTCAGGGTGCAGAACTTATTTAAAATATAATTCGAGCCAGTGTATGACCATCCCGATTGAAAGGAAAACCGTATAAGGCAAATATATGGAGTCTTTAGGGTTGAATTCTAAAGACTCTTTTGTTTTTATCGATAGAAAAAGCAATATAGCAAAAAACACCTTCTTAACTACGGGTAAAAATCTTTTCTTCGTTATGAGTACAAATATAGCTGCTGTACCCCCTGCCAAGGCTCCGTACAATCCTCCTATAAGTACAAATTTCATACCTTTAAGCGCACCGAC
The Candidatus Liberimonas magnetica DNA segment above includes these coding regions:
- a CDS encoding aminotransferase class I/II-fold pyridoxal phosphate-dependent enzyme yields the protein MKKQNRAPLFETLLSRSKRHVTSFHTPGHKNGRSIDKRLRSFTGKSAYYFDVTVFPEVDSLHDPTGIIKKAQELMALAYGVSHSFFLVNGSSVGNMIMFMSACKPGDSVIISRNAHKSVMSGVIQSGLWPIWLQPKVDQNLDIVFDSSPEQIEAAIKQYPESKAVFVTSPTYNGITTNLAKIAEICHENGKVLLVDEAHGAHLRFHSNLPVSATEVGADLCVQSTHKMLSALSQGSALHFNSELLDIKRVKKIVSLYQTTSPNYLILASLDLARRQAVLQGEQMLDKVIKAAEYGRKRINQLKSYSCFTRQEINKHGFDLDVTKLTINVTRTGFSGYYIADILAKEYNIQVDCADIFNLIAIMGIGSDLSDVKTLVDALTDIEQKYHGHQENWILQIPSLPTEMVMMPREVFLSRKTKRVHITKAAGQIAAQTLTPYPPGIPILIPGERITKEICDYLMDLSAKDIRISGQETEELRTIKVVASH
- a CDS encoding TraR/DksA family transcriptional regulator, which gives rise to MNQTELKKLRKLLLEKRDDLTQVVKSKKERDLQDVEIGDEIDSASQSVEKEILFELTDNEKVMLDNIESALSRIEKGTFGKCESCGQKIAIPRLEALPWVRYCISCQAKTEKA
- a CDS encoding A24 family peptidase encodes the protein MIIDFILFGFIFFSIYSDIRFRKIFNYTVLSSSILGFGLNFYFFGIKGLETSFYGFIAGFSFLFVFYLLKGVGAGDVKFMAAVGALKGMKFVLIGGLYGALAGGTAAIFVLITKKRFLPVVKKVFFAILLFLSIKTKESLEFNPKDSIYLPYTVFLSIGMVIHWLELYFK